The segment AAAAATCTGCCATTAGCAAGGCATTAATCGAAATGGCGCACAATCTGAATTTGCAGGTAATTGCTGAAGGTGTAGAAACAGAATCTGAACTATCTTTTTTACGCGAAAATAATTGTGATGCCATGCAAGGTTTTTTATTCAGTCGTCCATTACCAGCAGCTGAATTAGAGAATTTTTTGTGGACTACAAGACGCTTATCTGTATAAATAAATGTAGTAATTTACTAATAGTTGAGAAATATATTTATGTCTGAGAATGAGAATGATGTTCAGTCAAATATCCCTGAATCTTCTGACCATTCAGGTGCAAGATACTGGGGTAATGTAGAGGTGATAGAGGAGGGGGAAAGCTATAGAATCAGTCGGGTTGAAATCAAGCCTAGACATGGGATTAAAGCACAAATCCATTATCACCGTAATGAGCATTGGGTTGTAGTCTCCGGTGTCGCTAAGGTAACTTGTGGAGAAGAGGAAAAGTTACTAAATCGAAATGAATCAACTTTTGTTCCCGCAGCGACTCTGCATAAGGTAGAGAACCCCGGACAGATTCCGTTGATTATTTTGGAAATTCAAAATGGTGAGTATTTGGGTGAGGATGACATTGAAAGACCTTATGAACTCAATGTTGTCAAGCCTGCGACTGAAAATAAACAAGTTTAAATTAATCAACAGTTATCAGTAATCAACACCTATAGGGGAGAATTGAGATCAAATCATGTCTCTTGACTGATAACTGATAACTGATAACTGTTAAAACCATCCCTCTTGTTCTAGGGTTTCAATCAACTGTAAACCACGAGGATCACCTACGCCTAATAGTGAGGCTTTAGCGTCTTCCCGGACTCCCAAATCTTGGTCTTCGGCGAAGGCTTGAATCAGGGCATCGATGGCTGTAGCATAAACTATGTTAGATGGCAATTCCCGGCATAATTGCCCAATTGTCCAAGCGCAGTTACTCCGCACTGCGGCGACGGGATCTTGAACTAAGGCTTCAATTAGGGCTGGGATGGCTCCCACAACGGCTTCATAACCTACGTCTGCCATCTGGGCTAAGGCACTAGCCGACCATAAACGCACGGCGGAAATATCAGTTCTTAAGGCATCTGCTAGAGGTGCTAGAGAACGGCGATCGCGACAATTCCCTAATGCCCAAACTACACCTTTACGGACATAGCCATTCCAATCTTTGTTCAGTTGCACAATTAACGGTTCTACTGCTTCTGGACTGGGATTGCGTCCAATGCCATAGGCTGCACTGACTCGCACCAAGGGACAGGTATCAGTTAACAGGCGAATTAAATGGGGTGTAGCCCGTGGATCTTCAATATCACAAAAAGCACGAGCCGCTAGCATCCGTTGCTGGGGTTGATGATCTTCCAAAAGTGCTAGCATCACTTCTGGATCGGGCTTTACCACTTCAGATTCAGCAGTTAGCGGCTCTATTTTATCCAGGGGGCTTTCTAGATCCACCTCGGCATCAAGTAAGCTTAGGTCTTCTTCGTCATACATATTTCATTTAAAGGCGCGAGTGGGATTTAATTGCACCCCCCGTGCTAATAAGTCAAACAATTTTAGATTTTTGATTGATTCCACAGATAAATCTGGGGGATTTTACCATTAAGAAACTATTGGTAAAAACCTGATAGATATCAGATATTGTACACCTATATCAGTTTATTTATGACTATGCAGTGATTTTACCATCCATAGGGATTGGGTTTGATAACCTAGATGATTGTAAAGATTTAAGGCGACTGGGTTAGATTGCCAAACTTGTAAGCCGATTTGGCGATCGCCTCTTTGAATTGCCCAATTTTCCACATACTTCATCAAAGCTGTACCCACACCCCGCCGCCGATGTTCTGGGACGACATAGAGCAGAAAAATGTGAGCATGGCGATCGCCTTGTATTTGATCTATGGCATTTCCGACCCAGAGACAAGCAATGGGAGGTTGGGGAGAATCTTCCTCATCCAAAAACTCTACCCACCACAACGGTGTGTCCTGAGACAAATACTGCTCGACGGTTTGCGCTAGATGGGCAAAATCTTGCTGGGGAAATAGATCCTGGTAAGTTCGCTGCATGAACTTTACTAGTAGCGATCGCTCTAGTGTGGAACCGCGACGAATATAGTAACCCGGTAGCAGTTGCTCAGACAAACTCAGTTTCCATTTCTATGAGAGCAGTGGAGGCTGTGCAAAGGCAAATAATTGTTCCTCTCCATTTCCCCATTGTCCTATTTCCCCATTTGCTTCAATGGGTGCGGGTGCTGCCATATCAGAGGGTAAAAAGATGCGGGCGCTGACTGCCACGAGGGCTAATGAGAATATTAACACTGCCACCAATGGAGCAATGTACTGACGAATTATGGTCATAGTTTAATTGAAATCGGCTAGGTTCTGGGATGAGAATCTAGCTGAAGATTTGTGAAGTTTTCTTGATTTATTTTAGCGTTGATCGCGTTCCAAGTCATCAATGACTCTCTCGCAATACCAGGTTTCTGGCATTCCCGGATAGTTGAGCTTGGCCTGATCAATTAATCGCTCGGCTGCGGCAGCATCACCGCCTAATTTAGCAATTAGTTGGTTTTTGAGATGGTTATCGGCTATTTGCTCGGTGATTTGTGTCTGTGCCTGTTCTGGTCTGTGTGCTGGTACTACCTGTGATTGTTCTCTGCGTAGCTGCCAAAATAAAACGTAATAAAGTGTACAAAAAATCAAAATTAGGCTGAATGTTCCGAAGACAGTTAGTAGGTTAAACGCTAGAAACCCTAAAACTAACTGTGAGAGAACATAGCCGAGTAACAAGCCGGTGATTAAGAGAATAAATGTGCCGACAATAATAACTACTTGGTTCCCCATAAATCCTCGTCGTCTTCCTCAAGTCCTGGTCTGGATATTGCCACTGGTTTAGGGTTCCAAGGGGCAAAGAATGGTAACAGGAGTAGTCCTGGAATAGCGGCAACCATACTAATAATGAAAAATAATGGCCAACCTGTGCTTTTTGCTAAACTGCCAGCTGGCGCGACTAGAATATCACGACTTACAGCCATAAAACTGGATAATAAAGCATATTGGGTGGCAGAAAAGCGCTGGTTACACATATTCATCAAAAAAGCCACAAAGGCTGCTGTTCCCAACCCACCACAAAAGTTTTCGATATTGATTGTTAGTACTAGAGCTTGGTAGTTTTGACCTAAGTTGGCAAGAACATAATAAGCTAAATTACTGACGGCTTGCAAAGCACCAAATAGCCAAAGTGAGCGATTTAGACCAATTTTACTCAAAATTACGCCCCCTGAGAGCGTGCCAACAATGGTAGCAATTAGCCCCATACCGCCTTGAATTGCCCCGATATCGGTTTGGGTGAATCCAGTTTGCAACAAAAAGGGTGTAGACATATTGTTGACAAAGGAATCGCCCAGTTTATACAGGACGATAAACAGCAGGACTAAAATGCCTTGGACTACACCCTGGCGCTGAAAAAATTCCCCAAAGGGTAAAATTACTGCCGCCGCTAAAGATTCTGGTGGACTAGTTTCTTGGGGTTCTGGGGCAAATAAGGTGGCAATAATCCCAATCCCCATGCCCAAGGACATTAATAGATAAACTGATGACCAAGGTAAAATATCGGCGAGGATTAATGCTAAAGATCCTGTGAATAAAAGTGCGATGCGATAACCTAAGACAAAAACAGCAGCACCGGCTCCCAATTCTAATTCTTCGAGAACGTCGGTGCGGTAGGCATCAGCAGCAATGTCTTGACTGGCACTTAAAAAGGCGATCGCCACAGCGTTAATCGCTAATAATTGTAGTGCTTGTTTGGGTTGTTGGAAAGCCATGAGGGCGATCGCCATCAATAACCCAATTTGCAGTGTAATTAACCAGCCTCGCCGCCGACCCAAAATTGGCACGGTAAACCTGTCTATTAAAGGCGACCAGATAAATTTTAACGAGTAGGGTAGACCCACAAGGCTTAATAAGCCAATGGCGGTTAAATCCACTCCTTCGACAGTCATCCAAGCTTGCAGAGTTCTACTGGTTAAGAACAATGGCAAACCGGAGGAAAAACCGATCAATGTCAAAGCCGCCATCTTACGGCTACCGAAAACTGTCAGTAGCGATCGCACTGGTTTCATGTTGTGCAGGTTCCTCTCAATCTGTGAATAGCAGTCATCTTGCCATAGCTGCTGTGTTATTCTACGCAAACATAAAAATTTGCCCAGGTTTAACCTGCTGAGATAATCATCAAGGTTGCCTTCATAGCATCAGTAATTCCTTAATTTTCCTTAATTTGCTCAACTTGATGACCTGTGATTTTTACCTTGTTTGCAGCCAGGCATTTTTCCCAACCGGCACGAGTCCCAATTTCACTTTTGGACTTGAGTAGTCCTAGTTGCTGTTCCTGTTGAGTCAGTTGAGCAAATTCCTCATAGCGGGGGTAGTTAGAAGTGACAAAATTTTCCTTGCGGTGCAGAATTGGCGGATTAGTTCTTTCTGCATAATCACGGTGAGTTATGTATAAACTTTTTAAGTCAATAGTGATACTGGCTTTTAAGGCTGGATGGGGATCACTGTCAAAATCTGGGTAAAACAAATAGGATATTTGCGGTTTTTCAATGTTGTATTTAATTAATGTCGCTCCATCTACGCGTCCAATAGTACGACTAGCACAGCTTTCATAAATTCGTAACAAGGGATCTAATGCTGCGAGTGCCGAAACATGAACATAAAGTGCGCCTCGTGTATGTTTACCAATTTTGCTTTTTTCACAAGCTGTTTGCACAACTTTGGGATCACCTAAGCTGAAGAGTTTTTGGTCAGCGACTTGACAGGCTTCTGCATAGTTACCGAAAAAGGCTTTGATATCGTGACGCATTTCTGGCGCTAGTTTTTGCCATGACGGACGTTGCTCAAAGTGGCTAAGGGCAAGATATACTTGGATATCTAAAGAACGACGATAGGCGATCGCATCCCATTCGGCTTCATCAGTAGCTTGTAACACCACATTAAAAGCCCGGCGGAAGTTTCCAAATTCACTCAATAATTCTGTTTGGTTCGCTAATTCGCCTTTAACGGGTAATCTGCCCCGTTTGGCAAAAAAGTCCATAAGTGGTTGCAGTTGTGCTTCGTAGTCCTCAAAGCGCTTGCTGGGGATACGAACTCTCGGTGTAGCAGTGCTAGAAAAGAAGCGGATAGCTTTAAAACTTTCTTTTGCAGCTTCATCACGAAAGACGAAATACACACCTAATGCTACAGGTACTGCATCGACATTGAGAATTTCGTCTATATACGTTTTTAGTTCTTGTTGTTCATAATATTTCTGAAACGTGTTGCGACGCGTGACAATCCCATCGCTGTAAGCTAGTTGTGCTTTACTAGGAGCATTAATTAATACTTGTGCCGCCACAATTAACACCTGCTGAGTCAGTTCCCACGCATGGATGAGACTTTGACGGCGTTCCTCTTGGTCTTCAATGACATTCAGGACATAGCCCAAATTGACCACATCGGCGGAGGTAATGGTGTCATGGGGAAAATAGTACGGGTCCCAACCAGCACTGCTATAGCCTAAATTGCCGACTCGCTGCACATCACCACCGTAGCCACAGCCGTAATCAAAGAATGAGGTTTCCTGATTGAGGATTGCCCATTCTATTGCTAAACGCACGGGGCGAGAGATATCATTACGAGCGATCGCAGCTCGATGACGCTCGATTTCTAAAGATTCGGGCATATCAGTTAACAGTCCATCGATTTTGGATTTTGGATTTTAGATTTTGGATTAATTTTAAATTCTGAATTAACAGGTTTTTAATTTTCAATCTAAAATTGGCACGATTAACAGTTAACTAATATCCTTTCAATCTTTGAGCGCCAGTTGGATTAAATCTTCAATTTTCTTGATATTTGGATCACCGGCTAAGTAACCAATTCCCCGATGTAAGTGCAGGCGAAATTGGGTAACGAGGCTGTCTTTATCAATGGGGTAGCCGTCGTTGTGACAGCGTTGTTTCAAAGCGAGGAGGAGGATATCGGACATTTCGCCGCCAAATACCCGCCAAGTCATTTCCACGTTGCTATCTTGGGGAATTGGTACCGGTGAGGGTGCGGTTGCTTCGGCGAGGGAACGACAAAATGCCCAACGACATAAAATGTTCCATTGGTCAATTTTTGTAGTCCGTCTGAGTTTAATCAGTTGGTCTTTAGCTGTTTGAGAGAGTTTAATTCTTTCGATGGGAGATTCCATGATAATTCGTAATTCGTAGTTCGTAATTCGTAGTTGATTGGGAGTTCTTCCTTTTTTTTGGGAAAAATAGAATGAATATTCATTATAAATCGTGAGCATCACAAATATGGTGACTAATAGTAATATTACTGACCGGACAAAAAGTTTTGCAATCCGAATTGTTAAAGCTTGTTGTTTTTTAGATGAACGACCAGGAGTGTATCGAACTCTTTCTAGACAACTGCTTCGTTCTGGTACTTCCATTGGTGCAAACGTCAGAGAAGCCCAGTCCGCCCAATCTGACAAAGATTTTATCCA is part of the Nodularia sp. LEGE 06071 genome and harbors:
- a CDS encoding phosphomannose isomerase type II C-terminal cupin domain; this encodes MSENENDVQSNIPESSDHSGARYWGNVEVIEEGESYRISRVEIKPRHGIKAQIHYHRNEHWVVVSGVAKVTCGEEEKLLNRNESTFVPAATLHKVENPGQIPLIILEIQNGEYLGEDDIERPYELNVVKPATENKQV
- a CDS encoding ABC transporter permease, whose protein sequence is MGNQVVIIVGTFILLITGLLLGYVLSQLVLGFLAFNLLTVFGTFSLILIFCTLYYVLFWQLRREQSQVVPAHRPEQAQTQITEQIADNHLKNQLIAKLGGDAAAAERLIDQAKLNYPGMPETWYCERVIDDLERDQR
- a CDS encoding DNA phosphorothioation-associated putative methyltransferase, with product MPESLEIERHRAAIARNDISRPVRLAIEWAILNQETSFFDYGCGYGGDVQRVGNLGYSSAGWDPYYFPHDTITSADVVNLGYVLNVIEDQEERRQSLIHAWELTQQVLIVAAQVLINAPSKAQLAYSDGIVTRRNTFQKYYEQQELKTYIDEILNVDAVPVALGVYFVFRDEAAKESFKAIRFFSSTATPRVRIPSKRFEDYEAQLQPLMDFFAKRGRLPVKGELANQTELLSEFGNFRRAFNVVLQATDEAEWDAIAYRRSLDIQVYLALSHFEQRPSWQKLAPEMRHDIKAFFGNYAEACQVADQKLFSLGDPKVVQTACEKSKIGKHTRGALYVHVSALAALDPLLRIYESCASRTIGRVDGATLIKYNIEKPQISYLFYPDFDSDPHPALKASITIDLKSLYITHRDYAERTNPPILHRKENFVTSNYPRYEEFAQLTQQEQQLGLLKSKSEIGTRAGWEKCLAANKVKITGHQVEQIKEN
- a CDS encoding AmpG family muropeptide MFS transporter, with product MKPVRSLLTVFGSRKMAALTLIGFSSGLPLFLTSRTLQAWMTVEGVDLTAIGLLSLVGLPYSLKFIWSPLIDRFTVPILGRRRGWLITLQIGLLMAIALMAFQQPKQALQLLAINAVAIAFLSASQDIAADAYRTDVLEELELGAGAAVFVLGYRIALLFTGSLALILADILPWSSVYLLMSLGMGIGIIATLFAPEPQETSPPESLAAAVILPFGEFFQRQGVVQGILVLLFIVLYKLGDSFVNNMSTPFLLQTGFTQTDIGAIQGGMGLIATIVGTLSGGVILSKIGLNRSLWLFGALQAVSNLAYYVLANLGQNYQALVLTINIENFCGGLGTAAFVAFLMNMCNQRFSATQYALLSSFMAVSRDILVAPAGSLAKSTGWPLFFIISMVAAIPGLLLLPFFAPWNPKPVAISRPGLEEDDEDLWGTK
- a CDS encoding four helix bundle protein — translated: MVTNSNITDRTKSFAIRIVKACCFLDERPGVYRTLSRQLLRSGTSIGANVREAQSAQSDKDFIHKLEIALKETRETQYWLEILIESELVEPKKFQSLLQEANEIGKILVASTKKLKGK
- the dndE gene encoding DNA sulfur modification protein DndE, which codes for MESPIERIKLSQTAKDQLIKLRRTTKIDQWNILCRWAFCRSLAEATAPSPVPIPQDSNVEMTWRVFGGEMSDILLLALKQRCHNDGYPIDKDSLVTQFRLHLHRGIGYLAGDPNIKKIEDLIQLALKD
- a CDS encoding GNAT family N-acetyltransferase; amino-acid sequence: MSEQLLPGYYIRRGSTLERSLLVKFMQRTYQDLFPQQDFAHLAQTVEQYLSQDTPLWWVEFLDEEDSPQPPIACLWVGNAIDQIQGDRHAHIFLLYVVPEHRRRGVGTALMKYVENWAIQRGDRQIGLQVWQSNPVALNLYNHLGYQTQSLWMVKSLHSHK
- a CDS encoding HEAT repeat domain-containing protein; the protein is MYDEEDLSLLDAEVDLESPLDKIEPLTAESEVVKPDPEVMLALLEDHQPQQRMLAARAFCDIEDPRATPHLIRLLTDTCPLVRVSAAYGIGRNPSPEAVEPLIVQLNKDWNGYVRKGVVWALGNCRDRRSLAPLADALRTDISAVRLWSASALAQMADVGYEAVVGAIPALIEALVQDPVAAVRSNCAWTIGQLCRELPSNIVYATAIDALIQAFAEDQDLGVREDAKASLLGVGDPRGLQLIETLEQEGWF